One Paracoccaceae bacterium genomic region harbors:
- a CDS encoding Gfo/Idh/MocA family oxidoreductase — MVGGGRGAFIGAVHRIAARIDDQYELVAGCFSSDPERSAGSGADLGIDPRRCYGSFDEMASREGRRKDGIEAVAIVTPNHLHAPAAIAFLRRGIHVICDKPLTATLPEAKRLAKAAESSGAIFALTHNYTGYPMVRQARAMVEAGDLGEIRLVQVEYAQDWLSEPLETTGQKQAAWRTDPAQSGKGGATGDIGTHAFNLANFVTGLELDALAADLQSFVPGRRVDDNGHVLLRFKGGARGMLWCSQVAPGNENALKLRVYGTKAGLEWEQENPNYLWVGPLGQPKYRLTRSGPGAGEAAARVSRIPSGHPEGYLEGFANIYAEAARAIIARRDGATLDPAVTFPGVKEGLDGVAFVAACVQSSARNAAWVKLAL, encoded by the coding sequence ATGGTCGGCGGCGGTCGCGGTGCGTTCATAGGCGCCGTCCACCGGATCGCGGCCCGCATCGACGACCAGTACGAACTGGTCGCGGGTTGCTTTTCCTCCGATCCCGAGAGATCGGCCGGTTCGGGAGCCGACCTCGGGATTGACCCGCGCCGCTGCTATGGCAGCTTCGACGAGATGGCCTCACGCGAGGGGCGGCGGAAGGACGGGATCGAGGCGGTGGCGATCGTCACGCCGAACCATCTGCATGCCCCCGCGGCCATCGCATTCCTGCGGCGCGGCATCCACGTGATCTGTGACAAGCCGCTGACGGCAACCCTGCCCGAGGCGAAACGGCTGGCAAAGGCGGCGGAATCGTCGGGGGCGATCTTTGCGCTGACCCACAACTATACGGGCTATCCGATGGTGCGGCAGGCCCGCGCCATGGTTGAGGCTGGCGATCTGGGCGAAATCCGGCTTGTGCAGGTGGAGTACGCGCAGGACTGGCTGTCCGAACCGCTGGAGACGACCGGCCAGAAGCAGGCGGCCTGGCGCACCGACCCCGCGCAGTCGGGCAAGGGCGGGGCAACCGGCGACATCGGCACGCACGCGTTCAACCTGGCGAACTTCGTGACCGGGCTTGAGCTTGATGCGCTTGCGGCTGACCTGCAGAGCTTTGTGCCGGGGCGTCGGGTGGATGACAACGGCCATGTCCTGCTGCGGTTCAAGGGTGGTGCCCGCGGCATGCTGTGGTGCAGCCAGGTCGCGCCGGGCAACGAGAACGCCCTGAAGCTTCGGGTCTACGGAACCAAGGCGGGGCTGGAGTGGGAGCAGGAGAACCCCAATTACCTGTGGGTCGGCCCGCTCGGCCAGCCGAAATACCGCCTGACGCGCAGTGGCCCCGGGGCGGGCGAGGCGGCAGCGCGGGTTTCGCGCATCCCTTCGGGGCATCCCGAGGGGTATCTGGAGGGCTTTGCGAACATCTATGCCGAGGCCGCTCGCGCGATCATCGCACGCCGCGATGGAGCCACCCTTGACCCGGCAGTGACCTTTCCGGGGGTGAAGGAGGGGCTTGACGGGGTGGCCTTTGTCGCAGCCTGCGTCCAATCCTCGGCCCGCAATGCGGCCTGGGTGAAGCTCGCGCTCTAG
- a CDS encoding iron-containing alcohol dehydrogenase, which yields MQLFGTIRAPREILFGSGQRHALAAIAKRLGQRALVVTDERLAADSTFLDLLRDMRGAGLVVEVESGTLPDVPVQSAIAAAEARRGFAADLVIGVGGGSCLDMAKCLALLLTHCGRPQDYYGELQVPGPVMPLIAIPTTAGTGSEVTPVAVLSDAERSLKVGISSPHLIPTVAICDPDLTASCPPGLTAIAGADAMTHAIEAFTARRRPVTPGLSQERVFVGKNALSDHFALRALALLSEGLEAACTNGADAVARGKVMMGATLAGLAFGVAGTAAAHAIQYPVGALTHTAHGSGVACLMPYVMAWNAPDIAPELAAIAQTMGLGHADNVIPNLSALFGRIGIPPTLRDLGLAEDRLDWVAEQSLGVARLIQNNPRPIGADDMRLLVGAAFSGQHDLIRTHA from the coding sequence ATGCAGCTATTCGGTACGATCAGGGCCCCACGCGAGATACTGTTTGGTTCTGGTCAGCGTCATGCGCTTGCCGCCATCGCAAAGCGGCTGGGGCAGCGTGCCCTGGTTGTGACGGATGAACGACTTGCCGCGGACAGCACGTTCCTGGACCTGCTTCGCGACATGCGTGGCGCCGGACTGGTCGTTGAAGTGGAGTCCGGCACCCTGCCGGATGTGCCCGTCCAATCGGCAATCGCAGCCGCGGAGGCACGACGTGGCTTCGCGGCCGATCTCGTGATCGGTGTAGGTGGTGGTTCCTGCCTCGACATGGCCAAGTGTCTTGCACTTCTGCTGACCCACTGCGGGCGGCCCCAGGACTATTATGGCGAGCTTCAGGTTCCCGGGCCGGTCATGCCGCTGATTGCCATTCCGACGACCGCTGGAACCGGGTCCGAGGTCACCCCGGTCGCGGTGCTTTCCGACGCCGAGCGCAGCCTGAAGGTCGGCATCTCCAGCCCCCACCTGATCCCGACCGTCGCAATCTGTGACCCTGATCTGACGGCAAGCTGCCCCCCCGGCCTGACCGCCATCGCCGGTGCAGACGCCATGACCCACGCGATCGAGGCATTCACGGCAAGGCGCCGCCCCGTGACACCCGGCCTGTCTCAGGAACGCGTCTTTGTCGGCAAGAATGCCCTCTCTGACCACTTTGCTCTGCGCGCCCTTGCCCTGCTTTCGGAGGGTCTGGAGGCTGCATGCACCAATGGCGCGGACGCCGTGGCCAGAGGCAAGGTGATGATGGGTGCGACGCTGGCCGGGCTCGCCTTCGGTGTGGCGGGAACGGCTGCGGCCCACGCGATACAGTATCCGGTAGGGGCGCTGACCCATACCGCCCACGGATCGGGGGTCGCTTGCCTGATGCCGTATGTGATGGCGTGGAATGCGCCAGACATCGCGCCGGAACTTGCCGCCATTGCCCAGACGATGGGCCTAGGCCATGCGGACAATGTGATCCCGAACCTGTCAGCGCTGTTCGGCAGGATTGGAATCCCGCCGACCTTGCGCGATCTGGGCCTTGCCGAGGACCGCCTGGATTGGGTCGCGGAGCAATCGCTGGGCGTCGCCCGGCTGATCCAGAACAATCCCCGCCCCATCGGTGCCGATGACATGCGCCTGCTGGTCGGCGCCGCATTCTCGGGTCAGCACGATCTGATCCGCACCCATGCCTGA
- a CDS encoding NAD-dependent succinate-semialdehyde dehydrogenase: MHARGLWIGGNWLAGPAIPVTNPSTGQVLATVADADIPAAIAAVDAAEASAAGWRMTPPRQRSEILRRIFTRMTEEAEPLARLISLENGKALSDARGEVAYAAEFFRWYAEEATRIPGEFRHTPSGSHRILVDHEPIGISVLITPWNFPAAMATRKIGPALAAGCTVILKPATETPLTAYAMARIAAEAGVPPGVINVLTTTRPGPVVAAMLADPRVRKLSFTGSTGVGRTLLAEASKSVVSCSMELGGNAPFIVFDDAELNAALDGAMVAKMRNAGEACTAANRFYVQDGIHDAFVAGLAGRMGALKVGPGTDPATQCGPMITRQAVQKIDRLVSDAVAQGARVVTGGAPMDGGYFYPPTVLDNVPADAMIAHEEIFGPVAAVYRFRTEDEVIRMANDTEYGLAAYVFTADLKRALRVGKQIESGMVGINRGLMSDPAAPFGGVKQSGLGREGGVTGILEFMEAKYFALDF; the protein is encoded by the coding sequence GTGCACGCCCGAGGTCTGTGGATTGGCGGAAACTGGCTCGCCGGGCCCGCGATTCCCGTCACCAATCCGTCGACCGGGCAGGTTCTGGCGACCGTTGCCGACGCAGACATCCCGGCGGCCATTGCAGCCGTTGATGCGGCAGAAGCGTCCGCCGCAGGGTGGCGCATGACCCCGCCACGCCAGCGGTCAGAGATACTGCGCCGGATTTTCACGCGGATGACCGAAGAGGCCGAACCCCTTGCAAGGCTGATCTCGCTCGAGAATGGCAAGGCTCTGTCCGATGCGCGGGGCGAAGTGGCCTATGCCGCCGAATTCTTCCGCTGGTACGCCGAGGAGGCGACCCGCATTCCCGGTGAGTTCCGGCACACGCCATCGGGCTCTCACCGGATTCTGGTGGATCATGAACCGATCGGGATCTCGGTGCTGATCACGCCGTGGAACTTTCCGGCTGCGATGGCGACCCGCAAGATCGGCCCCGCACTCGCCGCGGGCTGCACCGTCATCCTCAAGCCCGCGACGGAAACACCGCTGACCGCCTATGCGATGGCGCGCATCGCCGCCGAGGCCGGGGTTCCACCGGGTGTCATCAACGTGCTGACGACCACGCGGCCCGGTCCCGTGGTCGCCGCGATGCTTGCCGACCCGCGGGTCCGCAAGCTGTCGTTTACCGGATCGACCGGCGTCGGCCGAACACTTCTGGCCGAAGCGTCAAAGTCGGTCGTCAGCTGTTCGATGGAGCTTGGCGGAAATGCACCCTTCATCGTCTTTGATGACGCTGAACTGAATGCCGCCCTGGATGGTGCGATGGTCGCGAAGATGCGCAACGCAGGCGAGGCATGTACCGCCGCCAACAGGTTCTATGTGCAGGATGGCATTCACGATGCCTTTGTCGCCGGGCTTGCGGGACGCATGGGTGCGCTGAAGGTGGGGCCGGGCACCGATCCGGCCACCCAATGCGGCCCGATGATCACCAGGCAGGCCGTACAGAAGATCGATCGGCTGGTCAGCGATGCCGTCGCGCAGGGTGCGCGCGTTGTGACCGGCGGCGCCCCCATGGACGGCGGATATTTCTACCCGCCCACCGTGCTCGACAACGTCCCCGCCGATGCAATGATCGCGCACGAGGAGATCTTCGGCCCGGTTGCCGCGGTCTATCGCTTCCGAACGGAAGATGAAGTGATCAGGATGGCCAATGACACCGAGTATGGGCTTGCCGCCTATGTTTTCACGGCCGACCTGAAACGTGCCCTGCGGGTTGGCAAGCAGATCGAAAGCGGCATGGTGGGCATCAATCGTGGCCTCATGTCCGACCCTGCCGCACCCTTCGGGGGTGTCAAGCAAAGCGGGCTGGGCCGCGAGGGTGGTGTCACCGGCATTCTGGAATTCATGGAGGCAAAGTACTTTGCACTGGATTTCTGA
- a CDS encoding alpha/beta hydrolase: protein MTTKDPYRIRDFVPEFDGIAAEIADRSRQLAATASMWSGSAYGAGARERIDILLPTRLRAGAPIHMFVHGGYWRSGEKAAYTCVAAPVLAVGGIAAIVEYDLMPGTRLGAIVDQVRRAAAWLAARAGGLGADPARLTVSGHSAGAHLASFLAATGPEEGRWPLTPIAGLMLVSGIYDLVDIPSSFLRHEARMTPAEAEAWTPLSSRHHPGPERIVAVGEQETPPFHDQARQLCQLLRSDGIRSDLVVTPGLNHMDIVLDLADPRRPLGQRLSTMVEESRRAVA from the coding sequence ATGACCACCAAGGATCCCTATCGAATCCGCGATTTCGTACCCGAGTTCGATGGAATCGCGGCCGAGATCGCGGATCGCAGCCGGCAACTGGCCGCCACCGCCAGCATGTGGTCGGGCAGCGCCTACGGGGCGGGTGCGCGCGAACGGATCGACATTCTGCTGCCGACGCGCCTGCGCGCCGGGGCGCCGATACACATGTTCGTTCACGGCGGGTATTGGCGGTCGGGCGAGAAGGCCGCCTATACATGCGTCGCCGCTCCGGTGCTTGCTGTGGGGGGTATCGCGGCAATCGTCGAATACGATCTGATGCCCGGCACAAGGCTCGGTGCCATCGTCGATCAGGTGCGCAGGGCAGCGGCATGGCTGGCCGCCAGGGCAGGCGGGCTCGGGGCCGATCCCGCGCGACTGACGGTCAGCGGCCATTCCGCGGGTGCGCATCTTGCCTCGTTTCTGGCCGCGACCGGGCCGGAGGAGGGGCGATGGCCGCTCACCCCGATTGCAGGTCTGATGCTTGTCAGCGGCATCTACGACCTTGTGGACATTCCCTCCAGTTTCCTGAGGCACGAGGCCCGGATGACACCGGCGGAGGCCGAGGCATGGACGCCGCTTTCGTCACGCCATCATCCGGGTCCCGAGCGTATCGTTGCCGTCGGCGAACAGGAGACGCCACCGTTCCACGACCAGGCACGACAGCTGTGCCAGTTGCTCCGATCGGATGGGATCAGGTCCGATCTCGTGGTCACGCCCGGCCTGAACCACATGGACATCGTGCTCGATCTTGCAGATCCCCGTCGCCCGCTGGGTCAGCGCCTTTCTACGATGGTCGAGGAAAGCCGAAGGGCGGTGGCGTGA